From Aegilops tauschii subsp. strangulata cultivar AL8/78 chromosome 5, Aet v6.0, whole genome shotgun sequence:
ATAGAGTTGGGTTTGGAACACACGGTGTGGAGGGTGCACGGGGTCGGATGGGATTACTTGAGTTCATTAGATCAGACGGTACAAAATTTGAGTGTTTTCTAATAAAAAAAAGTTACTCCGGTTCTCTTTAGACACTGTAAAATTATCGAGACGATTATTTGGACATCTCACCATCTGCACTTGAATTTTAAGGAATCTGATTCCAGATTCGTAGGAAGCGGAGTGTGAGTGAGCACGTGATATATGTTGCCAGTCATATGTACTAGCTTAATAGGTGTGTTAACCAATACAAGTTTACACAATCTCAAGTTCAATTTCACTGGTTCTTTGCCCCAGTGATTAATCTGATATCTtaaaatatttccaacagttgaGAGTGAATACGGAACTGCGGATAGTAGACCAATGTTATTGTTTCACTCATCCTAGTGTTAAGTATCAGAATTGCAGGTCTGTTGTGACAAAAGGAAGATAAAACAAGAGACAAACCTTTAGGACGTCTCTATAGTGGACAAGGACAATGTGCTGGTAAGCCCTGCAAATATGAATTGCTGTCATTATATGCGAATTGAATTTTACATGTTGATTAACGATTCTTATTTACCCGccgggggggtgggggggggggggggggggggggggggatcagCAAATGTTAACCAACATTCCCACAGTATGCCTATTTTGGTGACTCCTAATAATATTATAGGATTGCCTTCAGGAATAAATTCTCTTACACCATTTTGCATCATCAGAAAAAGTGGACGAATACTACAAATTTTAACATGCCTACAAGGCATTGGTGAATGGTGGTTTCTAGTTGTTGGGAACATCTCAGATGTATGCtgaaacttcaaagcaataaccATAGACAAAATAACTTGTGAATAGGAACAAATGCAACAGGCTTTACCCTAGCGCAAGAGAAGATAACTCCATGTGGCGATGGAATGTTTATAAGTTCCCCTCCGGGTTCCCATTAAAAGATCCCCCATGCGGAGCATGCGGACAAAGTTGCTATGCATGCGGTTATGTTCTAAGAAGAAGCACTCATAATTTTAAAACACCCGAGCACAACAAAAGCTTATGCGAAGCCTTTAAGAATTGAAAGCATAGAGTACAGCACATAACATATTCTTCCTACAATTAAACAGATTTCTTACGGTTCAAGCGTCCAATATATCCGCCTCTGGAATGTAGGTTTTTTTTCTACGTGACCAGAGTAGCAATTCAGTGCACGTACATTATCAACCTGAAATTTCCAGTGTCAAAAGAGGAAAGCATATTAACTATCCAGCTCACCTGATTCAGCCATAACAACAATGATCCCAACTGTTTATTGGCTTTCCCAGATGTTCGCGGCCAAACATATATGATTAACACTTCGACTCTTATTAATAGACAAGATAAACATTGAACAGAACCTCAAGGTACTCATGGGCTTCATAATCGCTCTTCCCATCCATCCTTTTCTGCCACTGATACCCGTCACTCCGGTAGAAGCGATGTACCTTACGGTCGAAAAGAAACCAAGAACCACCTGTAATTTCAGAACCAATTAGCTAGGTGAATTAATCACACCCAACAGGGCTAGAGAAGGTACGTGGTAGCTTGAATAGGATATCTCGCAAGCAAAAAAAGGGCTGATTTTATTACTTGGTGGCTTCTGGGTCTTGTATTGGATTGGGAACCGCTCATAGTTCTGCAATATCTCGAGAACCTCCCTAGGTTTGAACCACACTGTCTTCACTCCATGTTGCAGATTTTGTATATCAAAATCTGAATCTGAAGAACAAGATGTAACAAACATCTTACCAACCAGATAAGAGATAAATGACATCATTAGTACTCCCTCTGGTCtttattacttgtcgctcaaacggATGCATCTAGCgctaaaatacgtctacatacaaCCGTTCGAGCGACgagtaatatggatcggagggagtaccatTTATCTGAATTCAGTCTTGTTTGATTTTCTTTTATGGTGGCACATCTTACCAACCAGATACAACAAGATGTAGCACGATTCATTTGACTACTTGCATGTGAACTGCAATCATTTTTATTTCGATGGGGGATTCTCTTGATATGTGAGATAGACTAAATTGTCCTTCCAATTAGAGAGGTGGTTTGTGTAATCTCCACCATTGATTTGCATCAAAAAAATAGTAACCCCTTTTAGGGGGTGCATACTGAAGCACAGCTACCTACTGTGATCTTAAAGCAGACCAGGAAGATGGAGAAGAAAGAAATAAGAAGGCGTTAATTACCTAGAGAGCTGGAGGCATGTGGCGGTGGTGCTGATGGATCCATTTTCTTTCTTCTCCCAGACGCTGAAAGCTGCAGTTGGCGGAACAAGATGTGGATGCAAGCAAGGGAGATGCAGTTAGTTGGGCATGAAGAGGAGGATGTTCGGTAAATAGAAGGGTTGTTCTACGGTCTTCGGTTCAAACAAAAAAAATGTTCGGTGACATTAAAGACTCCGAACATGCATCTGCAAACATCGATTACTCCTCTGTCTCGTCGTCGTCGCCCATTTAATTTGTGGCCTCAGGCACACCAGCTACGTCTGCAAACCTGCCAGGCCCTAACCAAGGTCCACTCTATTTAGCTCAGTGCTGTATTTACACGCAAGAGAGCAGCCACAGGCAACACCTTCACGGTTGCAAAACGGAAGCATCTCTACCGCCAACAACAACGACACGAACAAAACAGGAAACGATTGGACTCATTTTGCATCATCTCTTAGCCCGCTCTTTCCTCCTGCAATGCAATGACGATGCAAGCAAAAGGCCAAATGGTTACAGGCTTACAGCTCCCAGCCGTGTAAACTTCACATGAACAGAGCAAGTAAAAATTTGCAAGGGCTCGGTACAAACTGATACCAATCAAAACAGAACAAGCGCGTCTCCCAGCAAATCATTCAGAAACTGGGTCTACGCTCTGATGAGCAGATACATCCAGGTTCAGCAAGAGTTGATGCCAAAGAATACAAATAATGTTCAGAAAAATACAGCAAATAGCATTCGTCATTCCCTGTGGTTACAGTATTTCGAGACCGGTTCGCACACGAGTTCCCAAAGCAAACAGGCGATGCCCACCTGAGCAGAGAGAATAGTTTTACCCATACAGTGAAAGTGAATTCAGATCCATAGAGAAAGTCTACTACGCACACAACCTAAACAAGGCCACATTCAATTCAAAATGGTTCACTTCAGGCTTTCAGCACCGCCTTGTGGATCATCGTCTCCTTGTGTATTTGGTGGCAGCTCTTCTCCACCAGGTCCAGCAGCTTCTCCAGGTTCGACGCCCACGAGTTAAGCACCCCGTTGCTGTCCTGGGCTGTCCGGAAGGACACGATCCCCATCGGTCTGTCGATCTTCGCAATCAGGGCCTTTGAGTTCACCATGTCCGAGATATGCTTCTCTGCCTCCTGTACAAGGACAATTTGGAACAAAAGTTATTAGATACTGCATACACCATATATACCTATATCAACAGAGGGATTAATGAAACCAAGGTACTGCAGTGCTGCTAGCTGAAAGTAGGAAATACAGACCTGCAAGCTCAAGCAAAGAAGATCCGCCAGCCTCTTCAGGGTAATCCTCGAATAGTACTTTGAAACAACCAAGATATTCTGGACAGACCATGAACCAAAGATCAATTGACAAGCACAAAGGTAGAACAGAAAATAAACATATAGTGAAAGCCAAGAAAAGCAATACATGTTCAATGATCCTCAGCTTCAAATCCTCCGCAGCTTTTGTGCCTAAAGCTCCTCCAAGGAGATTCTTCTCGTTCTCGTATTCATCCTTGAAGAATTCCCACAACTTTGTCCACTGGATCACCTCCATGGTAACAACTTGCTTCAGTAGTAATCTGTTTCCACACAAACATAAGTGAGCATTAGGTGAGGCCTGTCAGGT
This genomic window contains:
- the LOC109782862 gene encoding calmodulin-binding transcription activator 4-like codes for the protein MDPSAPPPHASSSLDSDFDIQNLQHGVKTVWFKPREVLEILQNYERFPIQYKTQKPPSGSWFLFDRKVHRFYRSDGYQWQKRMDGKSDYEAHEYLEVDNVRALNCYSGHVEKKPTFQRRIYWTLEPAYQHIVLVHYRDVLKVCLLFYLPFVTTDLQF